The genomic DNA AATTGGATTTACGGAAGTCATAGTGGACCATCCATACAGGGAGCAGGCAATAATCCGCTTGTTTGGACTCGGTATCGATCTGCTTATCGGTGTAGCTGACAGCGGTGTACCCCGAAACGGTTGAAGCGATATAAGCCTCGATGAATTCCCTGATCTTATCCTTCGCCCGCGGAAAAAGACTCTCGTCGTCATAACTGTATTTCTCCGCATTGTAACCAGCGAGATACGGCGATTTAAATTCCTTGAGGCGCTCATAGGGAAATGGCTCCAATTTATCCATCAATCCATCATTCATTTTTTCCGATGCATCGATCGGCACCTTCACGTAATTCAAGCGAATTTTCCGGTAGATGTCAAAATGCTGCGTTTCGGTATACTCGTAGTCACCGCTCGTGTACATTCTCACTTTGGTGGCATGGCCATGTACCTCTACATGATTATGTAATTCATATAACCAGAAGGGCACGTACATTCCGGTGATGCCCTTGATCCGATCGGCGGACATAAATCCGCTTGGCGTCAGAAGGCCATTCCTGCACCATTTCTTGAAAGCCTTCACTGCTTCTTCCTTGCTTACGGCAAAGGGAATGACCATCGCCGGTGCCAGCTTTCCGGTCAGCCGGTCGCCGAGAACCACCGCGGAACCGCAAAAACTGCAGGTCGTCGCGCTTGTCTCAGGATCGGTCAAAATGACGGCTCCGCAGCTTGTGCAATGATATTCCTGAGTCTTATCCTCTGAAAAATCCTGCTGCTCCAGAGGATCGGGGATTTGCTCAATATTGTCTTTTCTTCCGCAGCTGGGGCAGGACAGCATTCCTGTCGCACTGTCAAAGACCATGCCGCTGCCGCAGTTTGGACATTTGTATTCGATAACCGGCATCTGCTCACCTCAATCAAAAGAAACTGATTAATCCTTCTTATTCATTTTTGCTTTGATTGCCGCCAATTCATCTTCGGCATGGGTAGTCGCGTCCGTGTTTGCATCCGTTTGTTTGTTCGAATCCTTCTCGAGCTGCGCGATCAGCTCATCCAAATCGTCTTCTTTTTTTCCTGCCCGGAGTTCGGCCAGAGCCTCCGCCTCGTTCAGCGCCTGGTTCGCTTTTTCTTCCATAGCATTAAATGAGGAGGAGACTCTCCCTGAGGACGAGCCGCCCGAATTCATGCCTTGCTGCAGCTTCGCAGCGGCCATCTTGCCTTTCAGATCCAAGCGCCGCGCTTCCAGCTGT from Paenibacillus sp. J23TS9 includes the following:
- a CDS encoding TFIIB-type zinc ribbon-containing protein; the protein is MPVIEYKCPNCGSGMVFDSATGMLSCPSCGRKDNIEQIPDPLEQQDFSEDKTQEYHCTSCGAVILTDPETSATTCSFCGSAVVLGDRLTGKLAPAMVIPFAVSKEEAVKAFKKWCRNGLLTPSGFMSADRIKGITGMYVPFWLYELHNHVEVHGHATKVRMYTSGDYEYTETQHFDIYRKIRLNYVKVPIDASEKMNDGLMDKLEPFPYERLKEFKSPYLAGYNAEKYSYDDESLFPRAKDKIREFIEAYIASTVSGYTAVSYTDKQIDTESKQADYCLLPVWMVHYDFRKSNYAFAMNGQTGKVVGKPPISKAKVAAWFAGIFGVSFLSLKLISWMMGGGFL